One region of Parerythrobacter jejuensis genomic DNA includes:
- a CDS encoding acyl-CoA dehydrogenase family protein, protein MNLEFTPEELAFRDEVRSFIAENYPKDLSSGGMRDDMSPEELTAWHKILGKKGWSTPAWPEQYGGTGWTPTQRYIWSEENARVNAIMPLPFGVSMVGPVIYTFGSEEQKQQHLPGIRSGDVWWCQGYSEPGAGSDLASLTTTAVRDGDHYVINGQKTWTTLAQHADWGFFLCRTDPDAAKPQEGISFILIDMNTPGIEVKPIKLIDGGYEVNETWLTDVRVPVENLVGEENKGWTYAKFLLAHERSGIAGVARSKRGVEQLRDIAKSEQLDGKPLMSDFDFARKVSQLEIDLSALEITELRTLAGEQAGKGPGPESSILKIKGTEIQQRLTELTLEAVGHYGTPYYAGMSDMGSNEYPIGPDYAQHSAATYFNMRKTSIYGGSNEIQRNIITKMILGL, encoded by the coding sequence ATGAATCTGGAGTTCACTCCCGAAGAGCTGGCATTCCGCGACGAAGTGCGCAGCTTTATCGCAGAGAATTACCCGAAGGACCTGTCTTCCGGCGGCATGCGTGATGACATGTCACCCGAAGAACTGACCGCTTGGCACAAGATCCTGGGCAAGAAGGGCTGGTCGACCCCGGCCTGGCCTGAGCAATATGGCGGCACCGGCTGGACGCCGACGCAGCGCTATATCTGGTCCGAAGAGAACGCCCGTGTAAATGCTATCATGCCGCTGCCATTCGGGGTTTCGATGGTGGGTCCAGTGATTTATACGTTCGGCAGCGAAGAACAGAAGCAGCAGCACTTGCCGGGCATCCGCAGCGGCGATGTATGGTGGTGCCAGGGCTATAGCGAGCCGGGCGCCGGGTCTGATCTGGCGTCTTTGACCACGACGGCCGTTCGCGATGGCGATCACTACGTTATCAACGGCCAGAAAACTTGGACCACGCTGGCGCAGCATGCCGATTGGGGCTTCTTCCTGTGCCGCACCGATCCCGACGCAGCCAAACCGCAGGAAGGCATCAGCTTCATCCTGATCGACATGAACACGCCAGGTATCGAAGTGAAGCCGATCAAGCTGATCGATGGCGGCTACGAGGTCAACGAGACCTGGTTGACCGACGTGCGGGTGCCGGTCGAAAATCTGGTTGGCGAGGAGAACAAGGGCTGGACCTATGCCAAGTTCCTGCTCGCCCACGAACGCAGCGGCATTGCCGGCGTCGCCCGTTCGAAGCGCGGTGTCGAGCAACTGCGCGACATCGCCAAGTCCGAACAGCTGGATGGCAAGCCATTGATGAGCGATTTCGATTTCGCCCGCAAAGTCAGCCAGCTTGAAATCGATTTGTCCGCCCTGGAAATCACCGAACTGCGCACGCTGGCCGGGGAACAGGCAGGCAAGGGCCCGGGCCCTGAAAGCTCGATCCTGAAGATCAAGGGGACCGAGATCCAGCAGCGGCTGACCGAGCTGACGCTGGAGGCGGTTGGCCATTACGGTACGCCGTATTATGCCGGGATGTCCGATATGGGTTCGAACGAGTATCCAATCGGCCCCGACTATGCCCAGCATTCGGCAGCGACCTATTTCAACATGCGCAAAACATCGATTTACGGCGGATCGAACGAGATCCAGCGCAATATCATCACAAAGATGATCCTGGGCCTGTAA